In a genomic window of Caloenas nicobarica isolate bCalNic1 chromosome 1, bCalNic1.hap1, whole genome shotgun sequence:
- the MAB21L1 gene encoding putative nucleotidyltransferase MAB21L1, producing the protein MIAAQAKLVYHLNKYYNEKCQARKAAIAKTIREVCKVVSDVLKEVEVQEPRFISSLNEMDNRYEGLEVISPTEFEVVLYLNQMGVFNFVDDGSLPGCAVLKLSDGRKRSMSLWVEFITASGYLSARKIRSRFQTLVAQAVDKCSYRDVVKMVADTSEVKLRIRDRYVVQITPAFKCTGIWPRSAAHWPLPHIPWPGPNRVAEVKAEGFNLLSKECHSLAGKQSSAESDAWVLQFAEAENRLQMGGCRKKCLSILKTLRDRHLELPGQPLNNYHMKTLVSYECEKHPRESDWDESCLGDRLNGILLQLISCLQCRRCPHYFLPNLDLFQGKPHSALENAAKQTWRLAREILTNPKSLEKL; encoded by the coding sequence ATGATCGCGGCCCAGGCCAAGCTGGTGTATCATCTGAATAAATACTACAACGAGAAATGCCAAGCCAGGAAAGCTGCCATCGCGAAAACGATCCGAGAAGTCTGCAAAGTGGTGTCGGACGTGCTGAAGGAGGTGGAGGTGCAGGAGCCTCGCTTCATCAGCTCCTTGAACGAGATGGACAATCGCTACGAGGGGCTGGAAGTCATCTCCCCCACGGAGTTTGAAGTCGTGCTGTACCTGAACCAAATGGGGGTTTTCAACTTCGTGGACGACGGCTCCTTGCCGGGCTGCGCTGTGTTAAAGTTAAGCGACGGGCGCAAGAGGAGTATGTCCCTCTGGGTGGAGTTCATCACGGCGTCTGGCTACCTCTCCGCTCGCAAAATCCGGTCCAGATTTCAGACTCTGGTGGCTCAAGCCGTGGATAAGTGCAGTTACAGAGACGTGGTAAAGATGGTGGCGGACACCAGCGAAGTGAAGCTGAGAATCAGGGATAGGTACGTCGTGCAGATCACTCCGGCGTTCAAATGCACGGGGATCTGGCCGCGGAGTGCTGCCCACTGGCCGCTCCCCCACATCCCCTGGCCGGGACCCAACCGGGTGGCGGAGGTCAAGGCGGAAGGTTTCAACCTCTTATCCAAGGAGTGCCACTCTCTGGCCGGCAAGCAGAGCTCGGCCGAGAGCGATGCTTGGGTGCTGCAGTTCGCGGAAGCCGAGAACAGACTGCAGATGGGCGGCTGCAGGAAGAAATGCCTCTCTATCCTCAAAACCTTACGGGACCGTCACCTGGAGCTGCCGGGCCAGCCCCTGAATAATTATCACATGAAGACTCTGGTTTCATACGAATGCGAAAAGCATCCTCGCGAATCGGACTGGGACGAGTCGTGCCTGGGGGACCGGCTCAACGGGATTTTACTGCAGCTCATCTCCTGCCTGCAGTGCAGGAGGTGCCCGCATTACTTCTTGCCCAACTTAGACCTCTTTCAGGGCAAACCTCACTCGGCCCTGGAAAACGCGGCCAAACAAACGTGGCGACTGGCTAGGGAAATACTCACCAACCCGAAAAGTTTGGAGAAACTTTAG